The Cryptosporangium phraense genomic interval GGCCCGGGCACCGCGTGCTGGAGATCGGCAGCGGCGGGTACAACGCGGCGCTGCTGCGCGAGCTCGTCGGCCCGTCCGGGCAGGTCACGACCCTCGACGTCGACCCCGACGTCGCCACCGGGGCGCTCGAGCGGCTGCGCTCGGCCGGGTACGAGGACGTCGAGGTCCGGTTCGCCGACGGCGAGTTCGGTGCGCCCGACCGCGCGTTGTTCGACCGGATCGTCGTGACGGTCGAGGCCGCCGACGTCCCGCCGGCCTGGGTCGGCCAACTGCGCCCCGGCGGGCGCCTGGTGGTTCCGCTGCGGATGTGCGGGCTCACCCGCTCGGTCGCGTTCACCGACGTCGAGGGGGTGCTGGTCAGTTCCGGGTACGAGCTCTGCGGATTCGTCCCCATGCAGGGCGCGGGGGAACACCGCGAGCAGCGCGTACCGCTGGCCGAGGGCGTCGAACTCCGGCTCGACGACGGCCAGCGGGCCGACGGCGAGGCGCTGCGCTCGGCGCTGGCCGGGTCGCGGGCCGAGGTCGGGACCGGGCTGCGGGTGGCGAACCAGGAGCCGTTCACCGAGCACCTCGACCTCTGGCTGGCCACGATGCTGCCGGGGTTCGGCCTGCTGACGGCCGGGGCGGCAGCGGTCGACCGGGGCCTGGTGAACCCGGCCTGGCCCGGCGGCCGGACGCCGGCGATCACCCGGGGCGGCACGCTCGCCTACCGGTCGTGGCGGCGGTTCGACGGCGGCGCGGAGGTGCGGGTGACCGCCCACGGCCCCGACGCCGCCGACGTCGCGGCCGAGTTCGCGCAGGCCCACCGGGTCTGGGCCGGGACGCGCCGTCCGGGTTCGCCGGCCCGGATCGCGGTGTACCCGGCCGGCACCCCGGACGCCGAACTCCCGGCCGGTTACCGGCTCGATCGGCGTCACTCCCGGACCGTGATCACCTGGAGTTGAGTTAACCTCTCTTAACATGAGCGTCCGGAGCGAGCAGAAGGCCGACCGGCGTCGTCAGCTGCTCCGGGCCGGCGCGGTGCTCATCGCCGAGCGCGGCTTTCCCGGCGTCCGGCTGGAGGATCTGGGCGCGGCGGCCGGCATCAGCGGCCCGGCCGTCTACCGGCATTTCCCGAACAAGGAAGCGTTGCTGGTGGAGCTGCTGGTCGGCATCAGCGACCGGTTGCTGCGCGGCGGTCACGCCGTCGTCGTCGCGGCCGGGTCGCCGGAGGCGGCCCTGCGCGGGCTGGTCGACTTCCACCTCGACTTCGCCCTCAGCGAGCCGGAGCTGATCGGGATCCACGACCGCGACCTGGCCAGCCTGCCGCCGGACGCGCTGCACCGGGTCCGGCAGACCCAGCGGACCTACGTCGAGCTCTGGGTGGCGGTGCTCTGCGGGGTCCGCCCGGCGCTGGCCGAGGACGACGCCCGGGTGGCCGCGCACGCGGTGTTCGGGCTGCTCAACTCGACGCCCTACAGCGCGGTCGGGCCGCGCGCCCGGGACGTGCTCCGCGCGATGGCGCTGGCCGCTACCCTGTACTCAGTTAACGACGACTAACTGAGGCGGGCAGCGATGGACCTCCTTTCCAACGACTACCGGGACCTCGCGCTGACCGTCCGAGAGTTCGCGCGGGACGTGGTCGCGCCGGTCTCGGCCCAGCACGACGCGGCCTACACGTTCCCCTACGAGGTGGTCGCCGGGATGGCCTCGATGGGGCTGTTCGGCCTGCCGTTCCCCGAGGAGTACGGCGGCCAGGGCGGCGACTACTTCGGGCTGTGCCTGGCGCTGGAGGAGCTCGGCAAGGTCGACCAGAGCGTCGCGATCACGCTCGAGGCCGGGGTGTCGCTCGGCGCGATGCCGGTGTACCGGTTCGGGAACGAGGCCCAGAAGAAGGAGTGGCTGCCGTCGCTGACCAGCGGGCAGGCCCTGGCCGCGTTCGGGCTCACCGAGGCCGGGGCCGGGAGCGACGCGTCCGGCACCCGCACCACCGCGGTGCTCGACGGCGACCACTGGGTGATCAACGGCTCGAAGCAGTTCATCACGAACTCGGGGACCTCGATCACCCGGCTGGTGACCGTGACGGCTCGCACCGGGCCGGAGGAGATCTCCACGATCCTGGTGCCGACCGACACGCCCGGTTTCCGCGCCGAACCCGCCTACGACAAGGTCGGCTGGCACGCGTCCGACACGCACCCGCTCTCGTTCGACGACGTCCGGGTGCCGGCCGAGAACCTGCTGGGCGAGCGGGGCCGCGGGTACGCGAACTTCCTGCGGATCCTCGACGAGGGCCGGATCGCGATCGCCGCGCTGGCGACCGGCGCGGCTCAGGGCTGCGTCGACGAGAGCGTGAAGTACGCGTCCGAGCGGGTCGCGTTCGGGCAGCCGATCGGGCGGCACCAGTCGATCGCGTTCACGATCGCCCGGATGGAGGCCCGGGCCCACACCGCGCGCACCGCCTACTACGACGCGGCGGCGCGGATGCTGGCCGGGAAGCCGTTCAAGAAGGAGGCGTCGATCGCCAAGCTGGTGGCGAGCGAGGCCGCGATGGACAACGCTCGGGACGCGACCCAGATCCACGGCGGCTACGGGTTCATGAACGAGTACGCGGTGGCCCGGCACTACCGGGACAGCAAGGTCCTGGAGATCGGCGAAGGCACGACGGAGGTCCAGCTCATGCTCATCGCCCGGCAGGTCGGTCTGTGAGGCGCGAGGTCCAGCGCGGGCTCTGGTTCGAGGAGTTCGAGACCGGCGTCGTCTACGAGCACCGCCCCGGCCGGACGATCACCGAGGCCGACAACGTGCTGTTCACGACGCTGACGATGAACACCCAGGCGCTGCACCTGGATGCGGCGTTCGCCGAGGGCACCGCGTTCGGGCAGCGGCTGGTCAACTCGATGTTCACGCTGTCGACGCTGGTCGGGCTGTCGGTGGCCCAGCTCACCCAGGGCACGATCGTCGCGAACCTGGGCTTCAGCGAGATAGCGTTCCCGAAGCCGCTGTTCCACGGCGACACGCTGTACGCCGAGACGGTGGTCACCGAGAAGCGGGAGTCGAAGAGCCGTCCGGGCGAGGGGATCGTCACGTTCGTACACACCGGCCGCAACCAGCACGGGGACGTGGTCGCGACCGCCACCCGCAAGACCCTGGTCCACCTGCGGCCGACGCCCTGATCCGTTTCCCGGAGGTATCCGCCATGTGGCCCCCGACCAGCCCGCTTCCGGTCGACGCCGGCGCGGCGACCCTCGTCGGCCGCGTCTGGCGGCCCGGGCTCGGCCCGTCGGTCGTCGCCGTCCGGGACGGCTCGCTGGTCGACGTCACCTCGACCTTTCCGACCGTCCGGGAGTTGACCGAGACCGAGAACCCGGCCGCTGAGCTGCGGAAGGCCGAGGGCGAAGCCCTCGGGACGCTCGACGACGTCCTCGCCAACACCCCGCCGGAGAGCCGCGACCCCGAGCACCCGCGCCTGCTCTCGCCGATCGACCTGCACGTCGTCAAGGCGGCCGGCGTCACGTTCGCCGCCTCGATGCTCGAGCGGGTGATCGAGGAGCGGGTCCGCGGCGACGCCGGCGCGGCCGCTCAGGCCCGCGCCGACATTCACGCGCTCATCGGCACGTCCACGCCGCAACCCGGTTCGCCCGAGGCCGCGCGACTGCGCGCGATGCTCGTCGGCCGGGGCCTCTGGAGCCAGTACCTCGAGGTCGGCCTCGGCCCCGACGCGGAGATCTTCACCAAGGCCCCGGTGCTGGCCACGGTCGGCACCGCGGTCGACGCCGGGGTCCGCCGCGACTCCACCTGGAACAACCCCGAACCCGAGGTGGTACTCGCCGTCGCGTCCACCGGCCGGATCGTCGGCGCGACGCTCGGCAACGACGTCAACCTCCGCGACATCGAGGGACGCTCCGCCCTGCTCCTCCCGCAGGCCAAGGACAACAACGCGTCGGCCGCCCTCGGCCCGTTCCTCCGCCTCGTCGACGGTGATTTCACTCTGGACGACGTCCGGCGCGCCGTCGTCACGCTGACCGTCGACGGCGAAGACGGGTACCACCTGGACGGCGAGTCGTCGATGACCGAGATCAGCCGGGACCCGGCCGAGCTGGCCGCCCAGCTCTTCACCGGTCACTCCTATCCCGACGGCGCGGTGCTGTACCTCGGCACGATGTTCGCCCCGACCGCCGACCGGCACACGCCCGGCCTCGGGTTCACGCACGAGACCGGCGACATCGTGAGCGTGTCCTCGCCGAAACTGGGCACCCTCACCAACCGGATCCGCCCGGCCGACGAGTGCGAGCCCTGGACGTTCGGGATCGCCGACCTGATGCACACCCTGCGGAATCGGGAGTCCTCGTGAACACTTCAGTCGCCGACCCGGCGTCCGTCGGGACCGTGACGCGGGCGGCCGCGGACGCGACCGCCGGGCTGGCCGCGCTGGGACGGGCCGGGCGCGCCCGCCTGCTCCGCGCGGCCGCCGACGAGATCGAGGCCCGCCGGGAGGCGCTGGTCGCGGTCGCGTCCCGCGAGACCCACCTGGCCGACGCCCGGCTGAACGGCGAAGTGACCCGCACCGCGTACCAGCTGCGGCTCTTCGCCGACGTCGTCGAGGAGGGCTCCTATCTGGAGGCCACGATCGACCACGCCGGCGACACCCCGATGGGGCCGGGCCCGGACCTGCGCCGGATGCTCGTGCCGCTCGGGCCGGTCGCGGTGTTCGGGGCGTCGAACTTCCCGCTGGCGTTCTCGGTGCCGGGCGGAGACACCGCGTCGGCGCTGGCGGCGGGGTGCCCGGTCGTGCTGAAGGCGCACGAGTCACATCCGGAGACGTCCGCGCTCGCGTTCGAGGCGCTGCTGGCGGCGGCCAAATCCGCGGGTGCCCCGGACGGCACGGTCGGGCTCGTCTTCGGGCGCGAGGCCGGGGCCGCGCTCGTCACCGACCCGCACATCACCGCGGTCGGGTTCACCGGGTCGCTGGCCGGTGGCCAGGCGCTGCGCGCGCTGATCGAGTCCCGGCCGCAGCCGATCCCGTTCTACGGCGAGTTGGCCAGCCTGAACCCGCTGGTGGTCACCCCGGCCGCGGCCGCCGCCCGTGCGTCGGAGATCGCGTCCGGGCTGGCCACGTCGATCACCGGTTCGCTGGGTCAGCTCTGCACCAAGCCCGGCCTGGTCTTCCTGCCCGGCGGTCCGGCCGGCGATGCGCTGCTGGCCGAGGTCTCGGCCTTGGTGGACGCCGTCCCGGCGGGGGAGCTGCTCAACGACCGGGTCGCCGAGGGCTACCGCTCGATCGGCACCGCCCTGCGCGCCGAACCGGGCGTGCGGGTCGCCGCCGGTGGCGCGGTCGGCGTCGCCGCGGTGCTGACCGTCGACGCGGGCGACTTCACCGCCGCGCTCGCCGAGGAGTGCTTCGGCCCGCTGGCCGTGGTCGTGCGGTACTCGTCCGAGGACGAGCTCCTCGGGGTGCTCGCGACGCTGCCCGGCTCGCTGACCGCGACCGTCCACTCGCAACCGACCGACGACCTGGCGCCGCTGCTGGCCGTCCTCCAGCCCCGGGCCGGTCGCCTGCTCTTCGACGGCTACCCGACCGGGGTGCTCGTCGCCTGGGCGCAGACCCACGGCGGCCCCTGGCCGTCCACCAACACCGTCCACACCTCGGTCGGCCCGACCGCGATCCGCCGTTTCCTGCGTCCCGTCACCTGGCAGAACGCCCCCGAACGGGTCCTCCCGGACGAGCTGCGCGACGACTACACCGGCATTCCCCGCCGCATCGACGGAGTACTGCTCCCGACCGGATAGGGCCCGGCCAGGCCGGCCAGGCCGGTGACGACCAGCCCGATCCCGGCCGCGAACCCGAGCGCGAGAGCGTTGGCCAGCGCGGCCGTCGCGGTCGGCGACAGGGCCGCGACGGGGTCCGGTTCGGCGACGGCGCCGAGCATCAGCGTCCCCCACGCGGTGATCGGGAGGACGAGAAGGAGGGCCGCACCGGCCACCCGGGCGGTCACCGCGCCGCGGCGCCGACCGGCCCCGGCCCCGGCTCCGACGGCTCCGACGGCGGCCACGGTGAGCAGTACGCCGTGGACGGACAGCAGGACGGTGAGAGCGCCGGCAGACCAGTCCCAGTCGACCTCGCCGACCGTGAACGTGCTCAGCGGCCAGACGACGACCAGCGCGACGTCGGCCACGGCCACCAGGACCAGCGCGGTCCAGAACCGCCCCGGAGCCGCCCCCCGGCCCGCGAGCGCCCCGGAGCCGCCCCGCGCCACGAGAGCCCCCGGGCCACCCCGCGCCACGAGCGCCTCGGGGCCGCGCCCCACCGCAACACCTCCGGCCGACAGGCGTCGCGATGGTCGCGGCCCCAGCCGGAGCACGGCGAGCGGAAGCGCGAGCGTCGCCACCCCGGCCGCAGCCGCACCGAGCAACGCCGGCCCGCGGATCGCCCAGCCGAAGAAGTCACCGAACCCGAAGATGCCGGAGAAGACGGTCGTCAGCAGCGCCCACGGCACCGCAGCACCGGCCAGCCACCGGGTCGCCGTGCGGCCGGCGTCGTGGCCGCGGCCGAGCAGCGTCAGGCCCACGATCAAGCCGCCGCCGGCCAGCGCGTCCATCTCGGCGGTACCGACCGTGGCCGGAGCATTCACCCAGAAGCGGGGTTCGCCGAGGTAGAGGACCGCGGTGATGACCGCGCCCGTCGCCGCGCCGAGCAGCAGCCCGAGCACCCCGACCGCCGCCGCGGCCCCGCCGGACCGCCTCACACGATCCGCACGAGCCGGAGAGGGCCACGCGGGAGGATGCGGGAGGGGCTGCACGCGGCCACCGTAGCGGCGCCCGAGTGCACTGTGGATCGCCCGTCAGGGCAGGTCGAGGTCGGCCCAGACGGCGGCGTGATCGGAACCCGCGTGCACCGGGCCGGTCATCGTGGGATAGATCGGCCAGAGCGTCCCGCGCTTGCCGCCCCACACGCCCCGCCGGTGGATCCCGCCTCCGGTCGCGCGGGCGAACAGCGCCGGCGACAACAGCACGTAGTCGAGCTTGTTCCGGGCCGTGCAGTAGCCGTAGGTCCCCGGGCGGCCACCGTCGTCGAAGTCCCGGTGGGCCGAGATGTCGCGCAGGTCGGTCTCCCGCAGCAGCGGCGCCAGTGGCTCGCTGTCCGGGGTGTCGTTGAGGTCGCCGAGCACGACCACGTACTCGGTCTCCAGCGACCGGTAGATCTCGGCCACCCGCACCGCCTGCCTGCGTCGGGTCGCGTCGGAGGCGACCTTCCCGCCGTACCCCTTGCTCTTGAAGTGATTGACGAGGACGACGACCAACGCGCCTTCCGGGGTGCGGACGTGGTACTCCGCGCAATCCCGGCTGAAGATCCGGCCGCCGGAATCCACGTCGTCCACATGGCTGCGCTGCGCCACCAGCGGGAACTTCGACAGCACCCCGACGTCGATACCGCGCTCGTCGTTGCCGTCGACGACCATGACGTGCGGGTACCGCGGACGGCCGCCCTCGACCAGGCCGGCGTCGGCGAAGCGCTTGAGCGCGAAGCGGTTCTCGGTCTCGATCACCCCGACGACGTCGGCGCCGACGTCCTCGAGGACCATCGCGGTGTGGGTGAGCGCGAGCTCGTCGACGCGGTCGGTGGTCAGCTCGACCCAGCCGATCCAGTCCGCGCGCCCGTTCGCGACGACGGTCACCGTGCCGTCGCGGGAGCGGCGCAGCAGGCGCCCGCGGTTCTGACGCAGTCGCGCGAGGCGGGCCGAGTCGCCGTTGCGCAGGCCCAGCCGGCTCAGCTCGCGCAGGATCTCCCGCTTGACCTCGTCGGTGTACGACGGCTCCTCGAACAGCGTGTTCACCCGCTGGTGGGCCTCCAGCGCCGGCCGCCCGGCGGCCCAGTTGCGGG includes:
- the fxlM gene encoding methyltransferase, FxLD system, translating into MATSGAHIEAALRRTMVGQLETWGADTGIALDPAVLDAMLLVSRAHFTRGAAPEDAYDAHAAIVTKRDPAGLAISSVSAPTIVAMMVTQLAVRPGHRVLEIGSGGYNAALLRELVGPSGQVTTLDVDPDVATGALERLRSAGYEDVEVRFADGEFGAPDRALFDRIVVTVEAADVPPAWVGQLRPGGRLVVPLRMCGLTRSVAFTDVEGVLVSSGYELCGFVPMQGAGEHREQRVPLAEGVELRLDDGQRADGEALRSALAGSRAEVGTGLRVANQEPFTEHLDLWLATMLPGFGLLTAGAAAVDRGLVNPAWPGGRTPAITRGGTLAYRSWRRFDGGAEVRVTAHGPDAADVAAEFAQAHRVWAGTRRPGSPARIAVYPAGTPDAELPAGYRLDRRHSRTVITWS
- a CDS encoding TetR/AcrR family transcriptional regulator, with translation MSVRSEQKADRRRQLLRAGAVLIAERGFPGVRLEDLGAAAGISGPAVYRHFPNKEALLVELLVGISDRLLRGGHAVVVAAGSPEAALRGLVDFHLDFALSEPELIGIHDRDLASLPPDALHRVRQTQRTYVELWVAVLCGVRPALAEDDARVAAHAVFGLLNSTPYSAVGPRARDVLRAMALAATLYSVNDD
- a CDS encoding acyl-CoA dehydrogenase family protein is translated as MDLLSNDYRDLALTVREFARDVVAPVSAQHDAAYTFPYEVVAGMASMGLFGLPFPEEYGGQGGDYFGLCLALEELGKVDQSVAITLEAGVSLGAMPVYRFGNEAQKKEWLPSLTSGQALAAFGLTEAGAGSDASGTRTTAVLDGDHWVINGSKQFITNSGTSITRLVTVTARTGPEEISTILVPTDTPGFRAEPAYDKVGWHASDTHPLSFDDVRVPAENLLGERGRGYANFLRILDEGRIAIAALATGAAQGCVDESVKYASERVAFGQPIGRHQSIAFTIARMEARAHTARTAYYDAAARMLAGKPFKKEASIAKLVASEAAMDNARDATQIHGGYGFMNEYAVARHYRDSKVLEIGEGTTEVQLMLIARQVGL
- a CDS encoding MaoC family dehydratase; its protein translation is MRREVQRGLWFEEFETGVVYEHRPGRTITEADNVLFTTLTMNTQALHLDAAFAEGTAFGQRLVNSMFTLSTLVGLSVAQLTQGTIVANLGFSEIAFPKPLFHGDTLYAETVVTEKRESKSRPGEGIVTFVHTGRNQHGDVVATATRKTLVHLRPTP
- a CDS encoding fumarylacetoacetate hydrolase family protein, with protein sequence MWPPTSPLPVDAGAATLVGRVWRPGLGPSVVAVRDGSLVDVTSTFPTVRELTETENPAAELRKAEGEALGTLDDVLANTPPESRDPEHPRLLSPIDLHVVKAAGVTFAASMLERVIEERVRGDAGAAAQARADIHALIGTSTPQPGSPEAARLRAMLVGRGLWSQYLEVGLGPDAEIFTKAPVLATVGTAVDAGVRRDSTWNNPEPEVVLAVASTGRIVGATLGNDVNLRDIEGRSALLLPQAKDNNASAALGPFLRLVDGDFTLDDVRRAVVTLTVDGEDGYHLDGESSMTEISRDPAELAAQLFTGHSYPDGAVLYLGTMFAPTADRHTPGLGFTHETGDIVSVSSPKLGTLTNRIRPADECEPWTFGIADLMHTLRNRESS
- a CDS encoding aldehyde dehydrogenase (NADP(+)) translates to MNTSVADPASVGTVTRAAADATAGLAALGRAGRARLLRAAADEIEARREALVAVASRETHLADARLNGEVTRTAYQLRLFADVVEEGSYLEATIDHAGDTPMGPGPDLRRMLVPLGPVAVFGASNFPLAFSVPGGDTASALAAGCPVVLKAHESHPETSALAFEALLAAAKSAGAPDGTVGLVFGREAGAALVTDPHITAVGFTGSLAGGQALRALIESRPQPIPFYGELASLNPLVVTPAAAAARASEIASGLATSITGSLGQLCTKPGLVFLPGGPAGDALLAEVSALVDAVPAGELLNDRVAEGYRSIGTALRAEPGVRVAAGGAVGVAAVLTVDAGDFTAALAEECFGPLAVVVRYSSEDELLGVLATLPGSLTATVHSQPTDDLAPLLAVLQPRAGRLLFDGYPTGVLVAWAQTHGGPWPSTNTVHTSVGPTAIRRFLRPVTWQNAPERVLPDELRDDYTGIPRRIDGVLLPTG
- a CDS encoding endonuclease/exonuclease/phosphatase family protein, which encodes MRIATFNVENLFNRARALDSRNWAAGRPALEAHQRVNTLFEEPSYTDEVKREILRELSRLGLRNGDSARLARLRQNRGRLLRRSRDGTVTVVANGRADWIGWVELTTDRVDELALTHTAMVLEDVGADVVGVIETENRFALKRFADAGLVEGGRPRYPHVMVVDGNDERGIDVGVLSKFPLVAQRSHVDDVDSGGRIFSRDCAEYHVRTPEGALVVVLVNHFKSKGYGGKVASDATRRRQAVRVAEIYRSLETEYVVVLGDLNDTPDSEPLAPLLRETDLRDISAHRDFDDGGRPGTYGYCTARNKLDYVLLSPALFARATGGGIHRRGVWGGKRGTLWPIYPTMTGPVHAGSDHAAVWADLDLP